Within the Halomonas sp. HL-93 genome, the region TCGGGGTAGCTGAGGCTCACGCCGTCGAATTGAACCGCGCCCCTTACGACAGGGCGACTAATGTAGGCTTTTCCCTCGATACGTTCGGTGGGCTTTTCCATCACGCCATTGAGCGACTGCAGTGCGGTGGAGGATTGATGGTACTGAGCCATCAACCCCGCGGCTTGGCTAATGGGTGCCATAGCCCGAGAAGACAGCAAGTAAGCAGCAATCAATCCCCCTTGGGTTAAGTCACCTTCAATGATCAAATACACCCCAATGACGATAATCGCCACCGCCACCGTATGCTGCGTCCATAGCGCTACGCTGGTGACCGACGAGCTAACCAGACGAAGCTGCGCTGCCGTGCGCGATAGAAAAGCCGACGCGCGCTCCCAGTTGCCTTGCAACCGGCTTTCACTACGCAATGTTTTGACGGTTTCCAAGTTCGCGACGGCCTCGACCAGCGTGGAATTGCGCTGTGCACCAATACGCCATGTGGTTTCGGAGAGTTCGTGCAATTTACTCTGGGCGGCCAACGCATAGAGAAAGACAAATACCGCACCGACGACGATCGGAATTACCAAAGGCACCCCGATCAAGGCAATAATCGCGGCAAAGAGAATCACAAAAGGCAGATCCACCAGCGCCACGACAGTGGCCGAGCCAATAAACGCCCGCACGGATTCAAATGACTGCAGGGTCGACGTGAACGAGCCGGTCGATGCTGGTTTAGCCTCCATGCGCATGCCCAATACGCGTGACATGATGCTGGAGGTAAGCTTTACATCCGCCCGACTGGCCGCCAAATCAACAAAGGCGTTGCGCATCAAGCGCAGTGCCAAGTCAAAACACAATACAATGAAAATACCAACGGCAAGCACCCACAAGGTCTCGGTGGCCGCGTTGGGCACAACGCGGTCATAGACGTTCATGACGAACAGTGGCATCGCGATGGCGAACAGGTTGATCACCAGCGACCCTATCAAAACGTCTCGATAAAGCTTGCGGTTCTCGCTTATCACGCCCCAAAACCAGTGTCGAGAGCGCTGCTGCTTAACTTCGGGGCCACGCGCATCAAAGCGGTATTTAGGCCTTACATATGCCGCTTGACCGCTGTAAGCCTCTTGCAAGCCTGAGAGGCTCACAATAGAGCTGGCTTCACCCAGTTCAGGAAAAATGACTTCTGCCTGAGCATTTTTAAGATCCACACTAAGCAGCACACAGGCTCTTCCGGCCTCAAGCAGTAAAATGGCCGGAAACAGGGCGGGGTTTAGCTGCGAAAGACGTGACTTGACTATCCGAGCGGTTAGGTCTGCGCGAGCTGCCGCACGCCCCAGCACGCCAGGGGTGAGTTTGCCCTCCTCAAGCGGAAGACCGGCGACCAACGCTTCCCGTGTAGCATCGTGGTGGTGAATGGCCGCCACAGCGATCAAACACTCTAGAAGCTCATCCAAGCCCGTTTCTTGCGGCGACTCAGGTACGGAGTTGTCATTTTCTTGCGTCACATACGCCTCATAACAGCCAGAAGATAGTCGACACTGCGACATCATCGCATGCTTGACCGTCCAGCAGCATTAACCGCCACTGGACGTCTGAGTCTCAATCGGTTTACTGGACTAAGAATGACTCAGGTCGTTACTGCCAGTAGATCAACTGCCAACCAAGTCCTCAAGGGTATAATTGGCAGGTGCTTGAGTCGGGCAGATAGAGTCGGCATCCAGTTCAACACCATCGCTACCCAGGTCTGACAGACTCGGCATGTCGGCGCGTGATACGTCCAGCGTTTGCATCAACTGCCCCATTGAGGCTAGCGTCTCAGCATCGGCAATGGCGACGTCATACTGGGCATTGACGTAGGCGCGGCTGGCTTCAAAGAACTCATTCTCGCTGTCCAGCACGTCGAGCAAGGTTCGCTCGCCGATGTCGAACTGCTGCTGGTAGGCGCCACGTACACGATCAATCGACTGGCGATGCTGATTCAGGTACTGCATCTGCTCACGCAGTCGCTGAGTATCCGCATAAGCGATTTGGGCGGTTTGACGAACGTTGTGACAGGCCAGCTCGCGATTATCGACGGCTTCCTCGATGCGCTCGCTTGCTGCACGAAATGAAGCCAAGTCCGAGCCGCCACGGTATAAGTTCATGCTGGCAACAAGCTCAATGCTGCTTTGATCACGACGACCTATCGCCGCCGAGTCATCGTTATTACTGCCGGTACGTCCAACGATATCGACCCGCGGATGGAAGCCTGCCTGCGCGATATCCTGCTCTGCGCGAGACGCGGCAATATCTTCAATAGCGGCATGGAAGTCAGGATTACCTTCAAAGGCAAGATTGACTGCCTCTTGCACCGAACTGGGTAATTCATCAGAAAACTCGGGCGTCGCCGCCAGGTTTTCAACCGGCAAATCGCCAACAATGCGGTTATAGCGTGCAGAAACATCGTGCAAATTTGAGGCTTCTGTCAGCAAATTGGATTCAGCCAGTGCAACACGGCCGCTAATTTGCTCCAGATCAACACCACGCCCAGCGCCTGAGCGAGCGCGCTCTTCAATTTGGTCATATACGCGCATGTGCTGGCGGTAATTATCCTGGGCTAAGCGAACCAGCTCACGGTAGCGAAGCACATCCGCATAGGCAGTGGTCGCTTCAAGGGCGACTGTTTCACTGGCGCCTAGCAGTTCGTAGTAACGCACTAATTCCGCCCGGTCTAGCTGCTCCACTTGGCCGGCTGTCGCAAAACCATCGTAAACCATTTGGGTTAATTCGAGCTGCACGAAGTCAGTGTCATAGCTGCCACGCCCATCCCCTTCGACAGACTCTCGCCCTACGCCCGCGGTAGCGTCCACACTGGGCAAATAACCGCCCTGGGCTTCAGCTTTGTCGTAACCCGACGCATTGAACGCGCGGAACGCCGAATTGACTTCGGGATTCTGGGTGATCGCCTGCTGAACCGTTTCCTGCAGATTGGATGAGCCGGGTATGGACATATCGGAGGGTAGCGACTGCGCCACCACTTGACTGAGTGGTAGCAGCGTCATGCTGGTGCCGATAGCGGCTGCCTGGATAAGGCGTGTTAAACCGAAACGCTGGTAAAACACGTTAGTACAGCTGAATTTTTTCATCTGTGGTCCCCTCATGGATTATGAGACGGTAACTGCAACAAACCACCGCAATCACCGATAGCAATTGATACGTTATTTGTTGTCGCGGGACTCACCTAACACTCGATATGTACAGGCGGCGCATCCATTCCCGGCTTCCTTACCTTGGTGGTGCTTGGCTCTTGAGCCTTGCGTATGAAAGATTCTCATCAAAAGAGCTTAAGCACCCTAATGACGTGTTCCCTATTTATAGTCTACATCTTACTAGGCTACGTCAGAATACTTAATGTAAGTAATCGTAATCCAAAATTACAAAATGTACAAAATAATAATTATGCTGACCTAGGATTTCCCCATTTGTTGCCAGGCAAGGCCTGCCAAAATAAGCGCTAAGCCTATTAAAGTTGAGGGGTAAATCGACTCGCCGACGACGATAAAAAGCAACAAAAGTGACACTGGTGGGGAAAGAAAAATGAGATTGGAGACCTTAGCGGTGCGCGACACCTTGTGAACGGCGAGCTGCCACAAAATAAATGCGATTCCCATTTCAAAAAGCCCCACGTAAATACCGGCGCCTAGTGCTGAGAGGCTATGCCACTGAAACCCTGGCCCCCATAACAGCAGCATCGTTAATACCGGCAGCCCCACCGTGAAGTTCTGCCACTGCCCAACCAATGGTGGGCGCTTGTCGCGGGCGTTAAGCAACCAGTAAAACGCCCAGAGTAGCGTAGACGCTAACGCGAAAATAACGCCCAGGGGGTCGGCAAAATGAACGTTAAATACATCGCCGCGGGTGGCGATCACCCAAACGCCCGCATAGGCGACGAACCCGGCGGCCACATCGACGCGCGTTAAGCGGTGTCCTAACAGCGGTACGGCAAGAAACGCCATGGCCAGGGCCCAGGTATAGTTCAGCGCCATGGCTTCCTGGCCGGGCAAGCGGTCGTAGGCGGCAAACAGCGCGAGGTAATAGGCGACTGGGTTCATCAGCCCAGCCCAGGCAGCCGTTCGCCAGCCGTGCTTCAGTGCCGTTGTGGTTTTACCCTGGTAGACCACCAAAGCGCCCATCAGGGCCCATGAAACCAACGCTGCCAGCCACATCAGCTCAAGGGGCGACATCCAAACCAAGGCAACTTTGAAGGCAGTGGCCACGGTGGACCACAACGCCACCGCACCCAAGCCATAGAGGATCGCTTGGCGGTCTTGATTCATCGGTCGGTATGCCCTAGGTCGCGGGCAGGCTCGACATGGTCGCGCACGCGCTGCTTGAGCGTTTTGATATCAGGAAAGCCGCCATCGCGCTCGCGTTCCCAAAGCAACGTGTCGTCGCACCAAACTTCAAAGGTACCGCCATGGCTGGGGCAAAGCGCCACTTCATCCAGCGTTTCGCCAAAGGTGGAGAGCAACTCCTGCGCATACCAGGCACTACGTAGCAGCCACTGGCATTGCGTGCAATAGCGAATTTGAATCCGCGACATCCTTGAGCTCCTTGGCGACACTCGCCATTATCCTTAAGGGCTTTGTCCTAACGACTATATTGCCAAAAGGCACGTATTTTAAAGCCTCCTCTATAAGAACACGGTCATTAAGCATGATGGTAATTAGAAAAACACTCAACAAATCAAACGGTTTACCCAGGATCGCATCGCCAAGGAGCGCGCATGGCCAGTCATGATCTTTCAGAGTCACGAATTTACGAGTGGCTGACCGGGGACGAAGATAGCCGGATGTGTGACGACATCCCCGATAGCGCCTGCCATGAACAACCGCGTAACTTTTTGCTGCACTTATCGGCCGCGTTGGGCAACAAGCTGGCGGATGAGCTCTCCAGCGCACGGTTGGTATTGCCGTGGCTGATGGGCATTATCGGCGCGCCGGTGTGGATGGTGGGTGTTTTAGTGCCGATTCGTGAGTCTGGTTCGCTTCTACCGCAGATTTTTGTGGCTGGCTTTATCCGCCTTAAGCCACAACGGAAATGGGTATGGGTCGCCGGGGCAGGTCTGCAGGCCTTAGCGGCGCTAGCGCTGGCGGGCCTTGCATTATGGAGCAGTGGCGGCCTGGGAGGCAGCTTAGTATTGCTGGTACTGGTGATGCTGTCGCTTGCCCGTGGACTTTCTTCCATCGCCACCAAAGACGTGATGGGAAAAACCATCGCTAAGCGCCGCCGCGGTACATTGATGGGCTGGAGCGGCAGCATTGCCGGGGCGGCCACCCTCGCGGCGGGGGCTATATTGATACTGTTAGACGACTCGCCAGACCGCACCACACTCGCCGGTTTACTCGCGGTTGCGGCTTTAGGTTGGGCGCTCAATGGCGCCTGTGCTGCGCGCATCAAGGAGACGCCCGGCGCCGTTGAAGGCGGTGAAAACGCCTGGGACAGCATCAAGCTGGGAATGTCATTACTCAGGCAAGACCGCACGTTTCTGCACTTCAACCTGTCCAGGGCATTACTGCTTTCCAGTGCATTAGCACTGCCCTACTTAACGCTGTTGGGCCAACAACAAAGCGGCACCGAACTCAGCAGCCTGGGCCTGCTTGTTGTGGTATCGGGGGTGGCCGCGATGGTGGCAAGCCCCGTGTGGGGCAAGCGTGCAGATCAATCCAGCCGTCGCGTGATGCGTGATGCAGCCATAGGCACAACCTTATGCTGTTTGCTGGGTGCTGGCATCACGTGGCTTCCGGCTGCCTTTTCCGAACGCATATGGCCCTATGCGCTGGTCTATGCGCTGCTGGTGATTGTTCACCATGGCGTACGTTTAGGGCGCAAAACCTATCTCGTCGATATGGCGAGTCAGGACGACCGCGCTCTGTATGTCGCGCTTTCTAACACGCTGACAGGCGGGCTGATGTTGGCGGTAGGCGGGGTAATCGGCCTTCTTGCCCAATGGTTAGGCAGTGCCGCCTTGCTGCTTGTTTTATCCGCCACCGCTCTGGCGGCAATGGCTAGCGCCCAGCGATTACCGGAAGTAGAGTAACGTTCAAGATTGCAATGCTCGGCAACGCTCGCCATGATGGGTGGCAGGTGGCAACTATGAAACGATCATTTGCTATCATAATAATTTATATCGTTCGGGGCGCACTGCATCGTGACAATCAACATGATAATGTCCCGCGATAGGTTTGGAGCTGCAACAGGACCCCTTGATGAAACGATCTCCCTTGATTAGCCCGGCGTTGCTCGAACGCATGGTTGACGCTTCCGAAGACGGCATTGTCGTTGCTGAACAGGAAGGCGATGAAAATATCCTGATTTATGTCAACAAAGGCTTTGAGCGTCTAACGGGCTACAGCGCCGATGAAATTTTATATCGGGACTGCCGCTTTTTGCAGAATGAAGATCGCGACCAAGCCCCGCTGGGAGCAATTCGTGAGGCGCTGGGCGAAGGTAAACCCTCGCGGCAAGTGCTGCGCAACTACCGTAAAGACGGCACGATGTTCTGGAACGAGCTGTCGATCACGCCGGTTTTCGACGAAGCCGATAACTTGATGTACTTCATCGGCGTACAGAAAGATGTCACTGAACGGGTTGAAGCACAGCAGGCATTAGCCGCGCTGCAATCTCAACAAGAAAAAGCGGAAAAATAAACCGCAATACTTGATCTTCAACCTAAGCGGGGTTATATAGCGGCAAGGCGCTGATAAAGCGCTAGGCGCTTCCTGTCAGCTTGTTTACCGGGAAGCCATTGTGACGCCGGTGCGCCGGCTTGGGTTGGAGGGCATGTCATGAGCCGTGACCCCTTGAGTCGTGAATCTTTCTCTCGCGAAGACGCCGAATCGGATGACTTCGACACCTTAGACGCTGTTAATGACGAGCATTACGGTCGTTCTCGCCCCACTAGCAAAGCCGATAGCCTGCGCGCCCGACGCCAGGTGGAAGCTTGGCTTGAAGAACGCCGCTTGAAGCGTGCGATCGAGGACGACTGGGACGAAGAAGAGTAAGGCCTCGGATTGGCCTTTCCCCCATCACTGGCCTTTCATCACGCAGGGCTCTATCATCTGCGTATCGTTCAGCGACGACGCTGGCATTTTGTTCATCAACTTTACGGATATCCATGGCGCAATACGTTTTCACCATGAACAGGGTTGGCAAAATCGTGCCGCCCAAAAAACAAATTCTCAAAGATATTTCGCTATCGTTTTTTCCAGGCGCCAAAATCGGTGTACTGGGTTTAAACGGTGCGGGTAAATCCACACTGCTGCGCATCATGGCCGGTGTCGATAAGGAGTTTGAAGGTGAAGCCCGCCCCATGCCGGGAATCAATGTCGGCTACCTTCCCCAGGAACCGGAACTAGACGACAGCAAGAACGTCCGCGAAACCGTTGAAGAAGCCCTTGGCGCCATCAAGGAAGCCCAGGAAAAACTCGACGGCGTTTACGCGGCCTACGCCGAGCCAGATGCCGATTTTGACGCTCTGGCAAGCGAGCAGGCGCGCCTGGAAAACATTATCGAAGCCGCCGATGCACATAACCTTGAGCGCAAGCTGGACGTTGCCGCCGAGGCACTTCGCCTGCCCCCCTGGGAAGCTCAGGTAGGCAACCTTTCCGGTGGCGAGCGACGCCGCGTAGCACTCTGCCGACTGCTGCTCTCAAGCCCCGACATGCTGCTGCTCGACGAGCCTACCAACCACTTGGATGCCGAGTCAGTTGCTTGGCTTGAGCGCTTCTTGCACGACTACAACGGCACGGTGGTCGCGATTACCCACGATCGCTACTTCCTGGACAATGTCGCAGGCTGGATTCTCGAGCTGGATCGTGGTCAGGGCATTCCGTTTGAAGGCAACTATTCACAGTGGCTTGAGCAGAAAGATCAGCGCCTGGGGCAGGAAGCCAAACAGGAAGCCTCGCGTCAGAAAGCCATCAAGCAGGAGCTTGAGTGGGTGCGCTCCAATTCGAAAGGCCGCCAGGCGAAAAGCAAGGCGCGTCTTAATCGCTTCGAGGAAATGCAGTCCGGTGATTTCCAGAAGCGTAACGAAACCAACGAGATCTATATCCCACCCGGCCCGCGCCTTGGGGATAAAGTCATCGAGTTTCATAATGTGGCGAAACGCTTCGACGACAAACTGCTTTACCAAGATCTTTCATTCTCGATTCCGCCGGGCGCGATTGTCGGCATTGTTGGCGGCAACGGCGCCGGTAAGTCGACCCTGTTCAAGCTGATTACCGGTCAAGAGCAGCCCGATGCCGGCGAAGTCGTGCTTGGTGAGACCGTCGATATCGCTTACGTTGAGCAGCTGCGCGATGCTCTAGATGACAAGCAAACCGTTTGGCAGGCCGTGTCCGATGGACAGGACATCCTCAACATCAACGGTTACGAAGTTTCTTCACGCGCCTACGTGGGCCGCTTTAACTTCAAAGGCAATGACCAACAAAAGCGCCTTGATGAGTTATCCGGTGGTGAGCGCGGTCGCTTGCAGCTAGCACAGACGCTCAAGCAAGGCGCCAACGTGCTGCTACTTGATGAACCGTCAAATGACCTGGACATCGAGACGTTACGCGCGTTGGAGGAAGCCTTACTGGCCTTCCCAGGCTGCGCGATGGTGATATCCCACGACCGCTGGTTCCTTGACCGCATCGCCACGCACATTCTGGCCTTTGAAGGCGACTCCGAAGTAGTCTTCTTCGACGGTAACTACACCGACTACGAAGAAGATCATAAAAAGCGCGTTGGCAACGACACGCCCAAGCGTATGAAGTACAAGCGTATTGATGCTTAAAACATTTAATACGCAAGCAAAAGCCCCGCCAAGCGGGGCTTTTTTGTGGGCTTCCAGCTTGTGAAAATCTACGCTTAGCCGTGGTAGGTCGTTTTGCTGACGGCTTTGAAGGCACCACGCATCAGCCACTGAACCGGTGCAGGCAGGCGAAGGCCGCCGGCTTCCAGGGCTAACTGAGCGTGATGGTTTTTAGCTACCTTCATTTTGTTCAGCATGGTTTGGGAAGTGTGATCGGCCGTTGGCAACTGCTCAAGCTGCTCGCTGAGCCGTTTGGCGGCTTGCGTCTCGCTGGCGGCTAGCACGCCCAGGCCAAGCCGCTCGCTTAGCGCGCCTGTGGCTGCGCCGATACTTAGCGAGGCGATATAGAAACATGGCGCGAGTAAGCTTGTTCGACTATCTAATTGCCGCAACCGCTCACCACAGAAGGCGAGATGTTGGAGATCATTGGACGCTGAGTGTTCCATTTGGGCGCTGGCGTCGGGCCGCTGGGCAAACAGTCGCTGCCCCTGGTAAAGCCCTTGCAGGCAAACTTCGCCACTGTGATTAACACGCATCACGCCCGCGACATGATGCGCCTCAAAGGCCGTGAGCGCCTCATCGCTTGGCGGTACAGGCATAGGCGATTGAGCACCCGTCGATGGTGGTGCCAGCGTACGTAGCGCACGGTCAAACTGGTAAATCCATTGGTCAGAACGGGTACGTCGACGCATCATGGCTCGCTCCTTGGCCGTGGGGCGTAAAAGTGGCGGCTACCGTTACCCAGCGGGCCAGGTAAACTGACGCCCGCCGAGCAAGTGCATGTGGATATGGTAGACCGTTTGACCGCCCATTTCGTTACAGTTCATCACCACCCGGTAGCCATCTTCGGCAAAACCTTGCTCTTTGGCGAGGTGTGCCGCGGTATATTGCAATCGCCCCACGGTACTTAGATCATCGGTTTGGATGTCGTTGAGCGTGGCAATATGCTTCTTGGGAATGATCAACTGATGCGTCGGTGCCTGGGGATTAATATCGTTAAAGGCCAGCACATGCTCGTCTTCATAGACAATATCCGCAGGGATTTCACGGTTAATGATGCGACAAAACAGACAGTCCATAAAAGGCTCCTTAGTGAGCATGACCTGACAACACAGGCAACGAGTTACCTGCGAGCCTAACGAAAACGACGCTGTGACAACAAGTGGCGCACCAAAGGCGCCAGAATAAGCTCCATGGCTAGCGACATCCGCGCACCCGGCACCACAAGCGTGTGGGGCCGGGTCATAAAGGAATCTTTGATCATCGCCAGCAGCCAGGGAAAGTCCACGGTGGAGGGGTCACGGAAACGAATAACCACAAACGATTCCGCATCGGTGGGGATATCCTGCACTTCAAAGGGGTTGGAGGTATCCACCGTGGGCACGCGCTGAAAATTGATGTGCGTGCGTGAAAACTGGGGCTGGATATAACGCACGTAGTCATCCATGCGACCGAGAATGGTGTCGATGACCGCTTCCTGCGAGTAGCCACGCATCTTGGTGTCGCGATCAATTTTCTGAATCCATTCCAGGTTCATCGTCGGGGCAACACCGACGAGCAGGTCAACGTGGCGGGCGATATCATACTCTTCTGTCACCAGGCCGCCATGCAGGCCCTCGTAAAACAACAAGTCGGTCCCACATGGCAGTGACTGCCACTCGGTAAAGGTACCGACCTGATAGCCCGCTTCGATTTTCTGCTTGTCCTCGGCGTGAATATAGTGGCGGAACGTCCCCGTGCCGTGCTCACCGTATTCAATAAACATGCCCTCAAGACGGTCCAGCAAATTGGCCTCAACCGCAAAATGCGACAGTTCGTGCTTACGCTCAGGTTCTTCGCGGAACATGCGATGCAGTTCTTCGCGGGTGTAGCGATGAAAGGCATCGCCATCGACTATGGCGGCATGCACATCTTCGCGCAGGAACATACGCTCAAAGCTACGCCGAACGGTTGTAGTACCCGCCCCAGAGGAGCCGGTGACAGCAATAATTGGATATTCACGGGACATCAGTCAGGTGCCTCTGGCTTGCGCTAATGCTTGCGCGACCGCCTCAGGAACCGCTACGGGTCGACCCGAGGCCTTATCAATCAGCAGCTGATTAACACGCGCGGTCGCCACCGGCTTGCCACTTTCAGCATGCGCTAGACGCTGGTAGGTGGTTAACGCCTTACCTTCTGGCGTCGGCACGGCGGTGTCAACCACCAAGGCATCGGGCCAGCGTGCTTCGCTTTGGTACTGCACCGCCAGGTCGACGACCACACTCGGGTAGCCACCCATGTCCCACTCGGGAAGATCGAGGGCGGCAAATGCCTGAATACGCGCCTCGTGGAGCAGCGATACCAGTGCATCGTGGCCGAGATGACGGCCGTAGTTCATATCTGTAACGCGGACGCTTAGCGAATGTCGATGAATAATCGCCTCATCCGGAAAGTCGAGCTGAACCCGTTCCATCCAATTATCCTTGTTGTGATCGGCAATGGCGGCAGGATGACCGAGCGTCGTCGCTACCCTTCCCGTGCAATCGCGCGGTAAGCGATATCACGGCGACAGATAACGCCTTCCCAGTGAATTTCATCAACGCCTTTATATGCCGCCTGCTGAGCCTGGGAGACACTCTCACCTAGTGCGGTGACACATAGCACGCGACCACCTGCCGTTAGGATATCGCCCTGGTCGTTTTGTTGAGTACCGGCATGAAAAACCTTACAACCATGGCGCTCGGCATTGGCAATGCCGTGAATCACATCGCCCTTGTGATAGCTGCCTGGGTAACCGCCAGCGGCCAGCACCACTCCCACCGCCGAGCGGGAGTCCCATTCACAGCGCTGTCCGGCAAGCTTGCCCTGTGCACCAGCAAGGCACAGCGCGGCAAAGTCAGACGTTAAACGCAGCATAATGGGCTGAGTTTCCGGGTCGCCAAAGCGACAGTTGTACTCAATGACCTTAGGGTTGCCCTGGGCATCAATCATCAATCCGGCGTAGAGGAAACCATTATAGGCATGCCCTTCGTCTGCCATGCCTTTAACGGTGGGTAGAATCACCTGCTGCATGATGCGCTCATCGACATCGGGCGTAACCACCGGCGCCGGTGAGTATGCCCCCATGCCGCCGGTGTTAGGCCCATTATCGCCGTCGAAAGCACGTTTGTGATCTTGGCTGGTGGCCATGGGCACCACGTTTTCGCCATCGACCATGACGATAAAACTGGCTTCTTCACCTTCAAGAAACTCTTCAATCACGACGCGCGCGCCGGCGTCTCCAAAGGCATTGGCTTCCAGCATGTCACGAATAGCGGCTTCGGCGTCAGCCTCATTCATTGCCACGATGACGCCTTTACCGGCGGCCAAACCATCAGCCTTGATGACAATCGGCGCACCGACCTCCGCCAGATAGGCAAGCGCCGGCTCAACCGCCGTAAAGGTTTGATAGGCGGCGCTGGGGATCGCATGGCGCGCCAGAAAATCCTTGGTGAACGACTTTGAACCCTCTAACTGAGCAGCCGCCTGGGTTGGCCCGAAGATGGTCAGACCCGCTGCCTTGAAGCGATCTACCACGCCATCAACCAGCGGCGCTTCCGGCCCCACGACCGTAAGTGCGACGTCTTCTTGACGAGCAAACGCTACTAACGCGGCAATATCGGTCGCCGGAATGGCAATATTCGTCAGCTTATTTTCAGTGGCGGTGCCCGCATTACCTGGCGCCACAAACACCTGCGAAACGCGCGGCGACTGAGCTAGTTTCCATGCCAGCGCGTGCTCACGACCACCGCCACCTATCATCAAAACCTTCATGGATTTCCTTCTTAAACGGATGAGCAGATTCGTCGCGGCATTATGCCACAGCTTACCCGGCGCGGCGCAGGCGCTTAAGACGACTTGTCGTTGTGGCTCTTATCGCTGTCGTTGTCATCCTCACCGGTGGGCGGATGATTGATGGTTTTCTGCCAAAAGCGCATGTTCTCTTCGGCCAGCTCACGCATAAACTCCATAGGCGTGTGGCGAATGGCCTGCTGCCACTGACTTTGCATGCGCTTTTGCTGCTCCATCATAATCTGAGTGCCTTGCTCTAGATAACGCGCCAGCGGCAGCGGTGACGACATATCATAGACGCGGATCAGTTGCGCGAGCAGATCATTGGAGAATACTTCCGCTTCGCTATCAGCTTGTTCTTGTTCGATAATAATTGACAGTAAAATGGTGCGCGTGAGGTCTTCACCGCTTTTGGCATCCTCCACCCGAAACGGCTCTTCCTCAAGAATCAAACGGCGCAGATCCTCCAGCGTCACATAACGGCTTTGTTGGGTATCATACAA harbors:
- a CDS encoding type I secretion system permease/ATPase, which translates into the protein MTQENDNSVPESPQETGLDELLECLIAVAAIHHHDATREALVAGLPLEEGKLTPGVLGRAAARADLTARIVKSRLSQLNPALFPAILLLEAGRACVLLSVDLKNAQAEVIFPELGEASSIVSLSGLQEAYSGQAAYVRPKYRFDARGPEVKQQRSRHWFWGVISENRKLYRDVLIGSLVINLFAIAMPLFVMNVYDRVVPNAATETLWVLAVGIFIVLCFDLALRLMRNAFVDLAASRADVKLTSSIMSRVLGMRMEAKPASTGSFTSTLQSFESVRAFIGSATVVALVDLPFVILFAAIIALIGVPLVIPIVVGAVFVFLYALAAQSKLHELSETTWRIGAQRNSTLVEAVANLETVKTLRSESRLQGNWERASAFLSRTAAQLRLVSSSVTSVALWTQHTVAVAIIVIGVYLIIEGDLTQGGLIAAYLLSSRAMAPISQAAGLMAQYHQSSTALQSLNGVMEKPTERIEGKAYISRPVVRGAVQFDGVSLSYPEAESNALNNVSFRLKAGEKVALIGRIGSGKSTLSKLLLALYQPTAGAVLLDDVDIRQYDPTQLRRHIGYVPQDIALFFGSLRDNILAGAGSEGVDDDALLEAVRLSGLESLVKSHPHGLDLPVGEGGNMLSGGQRQSVAIARALVSNPSVLLLDEPTSAMDHASEEVLKKNLTHFSQQKTMVIVTHRTSLLSLVDRIIVMDAGKIVADGPREQVVEALRKGQVGRAN
- a CDS encoding PAS domain S-box protein; its protein translation is MKRSPLISPALLERMVDASEDGIVVAEQEGDENILIYVNKGFERLTGYSADEILYRDCRFLQNEDRDQAPLGAIREALGEGKPSRQVLRNYRKDGTMFWNELSITPVFDEADNLMYFIGVQKDVTERVEAQQALAALQSQQEKAEK
- a CDS encoding DMT family transporter; the protein is MNQDRQAILYGLGAVALWSTVATAFKVALVWMSPLELMWLAALVSWALMGALVVYQGKTTTALKHGWRTAAWAGLMNPVAYYLALFAAYDRLPGQEAMALNYTWALAMAFLAVPLLGHRLTRVDVAAGFVAYAGVWVIATRGDVFNVHFADPLGVIFALASTLLWAFYWLLNARDKRPPLVGQWQNFTVGLPVLTMLLLWGPGFQWHSLSALGAGIYVGLFEMGIAFILWQLAVHKVSRTAKVSNLIFLSPPVSLLLLFIVVGESIYPSTLIGLALILAGLAWQQMGKS
- a CDS encoding MFS transporter, producing MASHDLSESRIYEWLTGDEDSRMCDDIPDSACHEQPRNFLLHLSAALGNKLADELSSARLVLPWLMGIIGAPVWMVGVLVPIRESGSLLPQIFVAGFIRLKPQRKWVWVAGAGLQALAALALAGLALWSSGGLGGSLVLLVLVMLSLARGLSSIATKDVMGKTIAKRRRGTLMGWSGSIAGAATLAAGAILILLDDSPDRTTLAGLLAVAALGWALNGACAARIKETPGAVEGGENAWDSIKLGMSLLRQDRTFLHFNLSRALLLSSALALPYLTLLGQQQSGTELSSLGLLVVVSGVAAMVASPVWGKRADQSSRRVMRDAAIGTTLCCLLGAGITWLPAAFSERIWPYALVYALLVIVHHGVRLGRKTYLVDMASQDDRALYVALSNTLTGGLMLAVGGVIGLLAQWLGSAALLLVLSATALAAMASAQRLPEVE
- a CDS encoding TolC family outer membrane protein, with the protein product MKKFSCTNVFYQRFGLTRLIQAAAIGTSMTLLPLSQVVAQSLPSDMSIPGSSNLQETVQQAITQNPEVNSAFRAFNASGYDKAEAQGGYLPSVDATAGVGRESVEGDGRGSYDTDFVQLELTQMVYDGFATAGQVEQLDRAELVRYYELLGASETVALEATTAYADVLRYRELVRLAQDNYRQHMRVYDQIEERARSGAGRGVDLEQISGRVALAESNLLTEASNLHDVSARYNRIVGDLPVENLAATPEFSDELPSSVQEAVNLAFEGNPDFHAAIEDIAASRAEQDIAQAGFHPRVDIVGRTGSNNDDSAAIGRRDQSSIELVASMNLYRGGSDLASFRAASERIEEAVDNRELACHNVRQTAQIAYADTQRLREQMQYLNQHRQSIDRVRGAYQQQFDIGERTLLDVLDSENEFFEASRAYVNAQYDVAIADAETLASMGQLMQTLDVSRADMPSLSDLGSDGVELDADSICPTQAPANYTLEDLVGS
- a CDS encoding PA3496 family putative envelope integrity protein, which produces MSRDPLSRESFSREDAESDDFDTLDAVNDEHYGRSRPTSKADSLRARRQVEAWLEERRLKRAIEDDWDEEE
- a CDS encoding SelT/SelW/SelH family protein, with translation MSRIQIRYCTQCQWLLRSAWYAQELLSTFGETLDEVALCPSHGGTFEVWCDDTLLWERERDGGFPDIKTLKQRVRDHVEPARDLGHTDR